The following proteins are co-located in the Betta splendens chromosome 9, fBetSpl5.4, whole genome shotgun sequence genome:
- the slc14a2 gene encoding urea transporter 2 produces the protein MSSEEVSETQLGGSWQSEELESALRHMPGLLHTKDIQKNINCTTATSPPSTDQTELHPLMADSHQPPENPQAPAKEQAAGATALHRAASRFLKGASYFAGDMKVFGKWMEKQFILLQLLDWVLRGAAQVMFVNNPLSGLVIFAGLVVQNYWWALNGFVGTLAATVSALILQQNRGAIAAGLYGYNGILVGLLMAVFSGAGDWYWWLLLPNVFMSMMCPVVSSALASINSRWDLPVFTLPFNILVCLHMVATGHYNPYFPQVLIQPRSQVPNITWAEMDVAKLFESIPVGIGQVYGCDNPWTGGIFIISLFISSPITCAHAVLGSAVGMVSGLALAAPFKDIYFGLWGYNCVLACIAVGGMFYALTWQVHLLAVTCAFFCAYLGAAISNIMSRFGLPACTWPFCLSALTFLLLTTGTNRIFKLPLAKVTYPEKNLHFFWKLRKQEKQERARKEMEDQQKAVEEQDKLNEKEQLRLEIDRQEEGRAASVSEEIRNPDVAEVTFADYV, from the exons atgtcatcagaggaggttTCTGAAACACAGCTGGGTGGAAGCTGGCAGTCAGAGGAGCTTGAGTCTGCCCTGCGACATATGCCTGGATTACTCCACACAAAG GATATTCAGAAGAATATCAACTGCACCACTGCCACCAGCCCTCCCTCCACCGACCAAACC GAGCTCCATCCACTCATGGCCGACTCTCACCAGCCGCCTGAGAACCCGCAGGCTCCCGCCAAggagcaggctgcaggagccACGGCGCTGCACagggccgcgtcccgcttcctcaaaggggcgTCCTACTTCGCCGGAGACATGAAGGTGTTCGGGAAATGGATGGAAA AACagttcatcctgctgcagctgctggactgggTCCTGCGCGGAGCCGCTCAGGTCATGTTCGTCAACAACCCGCTGAGCGGCCTCGTCATCTTCGCGGGCCTCGTCGTGCAGAACTACTGGTGGGCCCTGAACGGGTTCGTGGGCACGCTGGCCGCCACCGTGTCCGCCctcatcctgcagcagaacag AGGTGCGATCGCTGCCGGGCTGTACGGCTACAACGGCATCCTAGTGGGTCTGCTCATGGCAGTGTTCTCCGGCGCGGGGGACTGGTACTGGTGGCTCCTGCTCCCCAACGTCTTCATGTCCATGATGTG CCCCGTTGTGTCCAGCGCCCTGGCCTCCATCAACAGCCGCTGGGACCTGCCCGTGTTCACGCTGCCCTTCAACATCCTGGTGTGCCTCCACATGGTCGCCACCGGCCACTACAACCCCTACTTCCCCCAGGTCCTCATCCAGCCCCGCTCTCAGGTGCCCAACATCACCTGGGCTGAGATGGACGTGGCGAAG ctgttcGAGTCCATCCCGGTGGGAATAGGCCAGGTCTACGGCTGCGACAACCCCTGGACGGGGGGCATCTTCATCATCTcgctcttcatctcctcccccATCACGTGTGCTCACGCTGTCCTCGGATCGGCGGTGGGAATGGTGTCGG GCCTGGCGCTGGCAGCTCCTTTTAAAGACATTTACTTCGGCCTCTGGGGGTATAACTGTGTGCTGGCCTGCATCGCCGTTGGAGGCATGTTTTACGCTTTGACCTGGCAGGTGCACCTTCTCGCCGTTACTTGTG CTTTTTTCTGCGCGTACCTCGGCGCGGCCATTTCCAACATCATGTCCAGG TTTGGCCTTCCAGCCTGCACctggcctttctgtctgtctgcgctcaccttcctcctcttaaCGACGGGCACCAACAGGATCTTCAAGCTGCCACTGGCCAAAGTCACGTACCCCGAGAAAAACCTCCACTTCTTCTGGAAGCtcaggaagcaggagaagcaggagagggcTCGGAAGGAGATGGAGGATCAGCAGAAAGCGGTCGAAGAACAAGACAAACTAAATGAGAAAGAGCAACTGAGGCTGGAgattgacagacaggaagaaggaCGAGCAGCAAGTGTGTCGGAAGAAATCAGAAACCCAGACGTAGCAGAGGTCACGTTTGCTGATTATGTGTGA
- the lnpep gene encoding leucyl-cystinyl aminopeptidase isoform X2, giving the protein MDPFDSTERTNLPRNMIENSMFEEEPDVVDLANDSNTFPTFPALDPEEVVYEPRSSRLLVRGLGENDMDEDEEDCESSARLLGMSFMNRSSAHRSSSSPYSRQTPSRSCSRPSARTMVVCTLLLLILVSVIMVLKLLPGCTFTKAGCPKKDNTSPLEPVYPLSTNGEPFPWAKFRLPRSISPVSYELTFNPDLNNMVFTGQTVINMSVLHNTTRVVLHGANLNITKATFKVGDGQVKDVAVLEYKPNEQLAIKFPDYLKAGQYGILTIQYAANLSHTYGGFYNSSYSDKDGNKRVLAATQFEPLSARKAFPCFDEPSFKATFLIKISRKPEYTTLSNMPKAKSTQLPTGLFLDEFERTSVKMSTYLVAFTVANFTHISKNVTGTLVSVHSVPEKQEHTEYALEAASKLLVYYNNFFEIHYPLKKLDLVAIPDFLAGAMENWGLITFRETSLLVGKQSSALEKQLVTYIIAHELAHQWFGNLVTMCWWNDLWLNEGFATYMEYMSLQSVFPELDIGNLFLATRFRALDKDSLNSSHPLSTEVNSQDQVEEMFDVISYQKGASILLMLNASLSGEQQFRKGIIQYLKQFNESNTDTDGLWNSLTQVEVSTQHENVSEMMSSWTSQKGFPLVTVSLKEDEVTLTQEHFLLTSDNATRTSSLWNIPVTYVTDDCSVGPLCRKMFTLKTKSDTFKLPKSVKWLKLNYRNTGFYIVHYGAEGWAALTDALSHNVSVLTNDDRASLIHNIFALSRLERVSFHEVLNLLNYMSNETESTPVIEALLQLKSVYKLLEKRQEQELLARMKTHILDLFGSMVDNQTWEEEASISKQELRSALLEVACSLEQKNCIEKARELFKQFAQNKRIPGDLQQVVFNVAAQSDEDWSTLLSMYGHATYDSEKRKMLRGLASTQNAKRIVWLLKATLQGDIIPTQELPLVISIVSNGFAGYLFAWDFIQQNWDHLIEKFSVGSFAIQTVIQSATSQFSTHAQLEQVQGFFSSLKDRGSQMRSVQEALETIRLNQRWMDRNLPIMQTWL; this is encoded by the exons ATGGATCCATTTGATAGTACAG AGCGAACCAACCTTCCAAGGAACATGATTGAAAATAGCATGTTTGAAGAAGAGCCCGATGTGGTGGATTTGGCCAACGACTCCAATACATTTCCA ACCTTTCCTGCTCTTGacccggaggaggtggtgtaTGAGCCCCGGAGCTCACGACTACTTGTGCGAGGCCTCGGGGAGAATGACATGGACGAAGATGAGGAGGATTGCGAATCTTCTGCCCGCCTGCTTGGCATGTCCTTCATGAACCGTAGCTCTGCTCACAGATCGAGCTCTTCCCCGTACAGCAGACAAACTCCATCCAG GTCATGTTCACGACCCTCAGCTCGTACCATGGTTGTGTGTACACTACTCCTTCTCATATTGGTCTCTGTGATCATGGTACTGAAACTCTTACCTGGATGCACCTTTACTAAG GCAGGATGTCCTAAGAAAGATAACACAAGTCCCTTGGAGCCAGTCTATCCTTTGTCCACAAATGGTGAACCGTTTCCATGGGCAAAGTTTCGGCTGCCTCGAAGCATAAGTCCTGTTAGCTATGAGCTCACCTTCAACCCTGACCTCAATAACATGGTTTTCACTGGCCAAACTGTTATCAACATGTCTGTGCTTCACAACACCACGCGTGTTGTTCTGCACGGTGCTAATCTCAACATTACCAAAGCAACATTTAAG GTGGGTGATGGGCAGGTCAAGGATGTGGCTGTACTGGAGTACAAACCCAATGAACAGTTGGCCATTAAGTTCCCTGACTATCTAAAAGCAGGCCAGTACGGTATTCTGACCATCCAGTATGCCGCCAATCTCTCGCACACCTATGGTGGCTTCTACAATAGTTCATACTCTGATAAAGATGGAAACAAAAG GGTTCTAGCTGCAACCCAATTTGAGCCACTGTCAGCTAGAAAGGCCTTTCCCTGCTTTGATGAGCCATCATTCAAAGCCACCTTTCTGATTAAAATCAGCAGAAAACCTGAATACACAACTCTTTCCAATATGCCtaag GCCAAATCTACGCAACTTCCTACTGGCCTCTTTTTGGATGAGTTTGAAAGAACCAGTGTCAAAATGAGCACCTACCTGGTGGCGTTCACTGTGGCTAACTTCACTCATATAAGCAAAAATGTCACAGGCACTCTG GTGTCTGTGCACTCTGTGCCAGAGAAGCAGGAACACACTGAGTATGCACTGGAAGCAGCCTCTAAACTCCTGGTGTATTACAATAACTTCTTTGAAATTCATTACCCCCTGAAAAAACTAG ATTTGGTTGCCATACCAGACTTTTTGGCAGGAGCCATGGAGAACTGGGGGCTCATCACTTTTCGAGAGACCAGCCTGCTGGTGGGCAAACAGTCGTCTGCTTTGGAAAAGCAATTAGTAACCTACATCATAGCACATGAGCTTGCCCATCAG TGGTTTGGAAACCTAGTAACTATGTGCTGGTGGAATGACCTGTGGCTCAACGAAGGCTTTGCCACGTACATGGAGTATATGTCTTTACAGTCAGTGTTTCCCGAGCTTGACATT GGAAATTTGTTTTTGGCAACACGATTCAGAGCCTTGGACAAAGATTCGCTTAACTCCTCCCACCCATTGTCTACAGAGGTGAATTCACAGGACCAGGTGGAGGAGATGTTTGACGTTATCTCCTATCAAAAG GGTGCATCCATTCTTCTGATGCTGAACGCCTCACTTTCAGGGGAGCAACAGTTCAGAAAGGGTATAATTCAATATCTTAAACAGTTCAATGAATCAAACACGGACACCGATGGCCTCTGGAACAGCCttacacag GTTGAGGTCTCAACACAGCACGAGAATGTGTCAGAGATGATGAGCTCATGGACATCACAAAAAGGCTTCCCACTGGTCACTGTAAGCCTCAAAGAAGATGAGGTGACCCTCACACAGGAGCATTTCCTTCTGACATCAGACAATGCCACGCGTACATCCAG cttgtgGAATATCCCAGTGACGTATGTAACTGATGACTGTAGTGTCGGCCCTTTGTGCAGAAAAATGTTCACTCTGAAGACCAAGTCAG acaCTTTTAAGCTTCCAAAAAGTGTAAAATGGCTGAAGTTAAACTACAGAAACACAGGCTTCTACATTGTCCACTATGGAGCTGAGGGCTGGGCTGCTCTTACCGATGCTTTGTCTCACAACGTCAGCGTCCTCACAAATGACGACCGCGCCTCGCTGATACACAACAtctttgctctctccag ACTGGAACGTGTGTCCTTTCATGAAGTCCTGAACTTGTTGAACTACATGTCCAATGAAACTGAGAGTACTCCTGTGATAGAGGCCTTGTTACAGCTCAAAAGTGTCTACAAGCTGCTTGAAAAGAGACAAGAGCAGGAGCTTCTGGCTCGCATGAAG ACTCATATCCTGGATCTCTTTGGTTCTATGGTGGACAATCAAACATGGGAAGAGGAGGCCAGTATATCTAAACAGGAGCTGCGCTCAGCCCTACTGGAAGTGGCCTGTAGCCTGGAACAAAAAAATTGCATTGAGAAAGCCAGAGAACTGTTCAAACAGTTTGCTCAGAACAAAAG GATACCAGGTGATCTACAGCAAGTCGTATTCAATGTAGCTGCTCAGTCTGATGAAGACTGGTCAACCCTGCTCAGCATGTATGGACATGCTACATATGATTCAGAAAAGCGAAAAATGCTGCGGGGCTTAGCATCCACTCAAAATGCAAAGCGTATAGTTTG GCTTCTAAAGGCAACTCTGCAGGGGGACATCATTCCGACACAGGAGTTGCCGTTGGTTATTAGCATTGTATCCAATGGCTTTGCTGGTTATTTGTTTGCCTGGGATTTCATACAACAGAATTGGGATCACCTCATAGAGAA GTTCTCTGTTGGCTCCTTTGCCATCCAGACAGTCATCCAATCTGCCACCTCTCAATTTTCTACACACGCCCAACTTGAGCAA GTGCAGGGTTTCTTCTCTAGTCTGAAGGATCGTGGCTCTCAGATGAGAAGTGTGCAGGAAGCTTTAGAGACCATCCGGCTGAACCAGCGCTGGATGGACAGGAATCTGCCTATAATGCAAACGTGGCTGTAA
- the lnpep gene encoding leucyl-cystinyl aminopeptidase isoform X1 — MDPFDSTERTNLPRNMIENSMFEEEPDVVDLANDSNTFPTFPALDPEEVVYEPRSSRLLVRGLGENDMDEDEEDCESSARLLGMSFMNRSSAHRSSSSPYSRQTPSRSCSRPSARTMVVCTLLLLILVSVIMVLKLLPGCTFTKAGCPKKDNTSPLEPVYPLSTNGEPFPWAKFRLPRSISPVSYELTFNPDLNNMVFTGQTVINMSVLHNTTRVVLHGANLNITKATFKVGDGQVKDVAVLEYKPNEQLAIKFPDYLKAGQYGILTIQYAANLSHTYGGFYNSSYSDKDGNKRVLAATQFEPLSARKAFPCFDEPSFKATFLIKISRKPEYTTLSNMPKAKSTQLPTGLFLDEFERTSVKMSTYLVAFTVANFTHISKNVTGTLVSVHSVPEKQEHTEYALEAASKLLVYYNNFFEIHYPLKKLDLVAIPDFLAGAMENWGLITFRETSLLVGKQSSALEKQLVTYIIAHELAHQWFGNLVTMCWWNDLWLNEGFATYMEYMSLQSVFPELDIGNLFLATRFRALDKDSLNSSHPLSTEVNSQDQVEEMFDVISYQKGASILLMLNASLSGEQQFRKGIIQYLKQFNESNTDTDGLWNSLTQVEVSTQHENVSEMMSSWTSQKGFPLVTVSLKEDEVTLTQEHFLLTSDNATRTSSLWNIPVTYVTDDCSVGPLCRKMFTLKTKSDTFKLPKSVKWLKLNYRNTGFYIVHYGAEGWAALTDALSHNVSVLTNDDRASLIHNIFALSRLERVSFHEVLNLLNYMSNETESTPVIEALLQLKSVYKLLEKRQEQELLARMKTHILDLFGSMVDNQTWEEEASISKQELRSALLEVACSLEQKNCIEKARELFKQFAQNKSRIPGDLQQVVFNVAAQSDEDWSTLLSMYGHATYDSEKRKMLRGLASTQNAKRIVWLLKATLQGDIIPTQELPLVISIVSNGFAGYLFAWDFIQQNWDHLIEKFSVGSFAIQTVIQSATSQFSTHAQLEQVQGFFSSLKDRGSQMRSVQEALETIRLNQRWMDRNLPIMQTWL; from the exons ATGGATCCATTTGATAGTACAG AGCGAACCAACCTTCCAAGGAACATGATTGAAAATAGCATGTTTGAAGAAGAGCCCGATGTGGTGGATTTGGCCAACGACTCCAATACATTTCCA ACCTTTCCTGCTCTTGacccggaggaggtggtgtaTGAGCCCCGGAGCTCACGACTACTTGTGCGAGGCCTCGGGGAGAATGACATGGACGAAGATGAGGAGGATTGCGAATCTTCTGCCCGCCTGCTTGGCATGTCCTTCATGAACCGTAGCTCTGCTCACAGATCGAGCTCTTCCCCGTACAGCAGACAAACTCCATCCAG GTCATGTTCACGACCCTCAGCTCGTACCATGGTTGTGTGTACACTACTCCTTCTCATATTGGTCTCTGTGATCATGGTACTGAAACTCTTACCTGGATGCACCTTTACTAAG GCAGGATGTCCTAAGAAAGATAACACAAGTCCCTTGGAGCCAGTCTATCCTTTGTCCACAAATGGTGAACCGTTTCCATGGGCAAAGTTTCGGCTGCCTCGAAGCATAAGTCCTGTTAGCTATGAGCTCACCTTCAACCCTGACCTCAATAACATGGTTTTCACTGGCCAAACTGTTATCAACATGTCTGTGCTTCACAACACCACGCGTGTTGTTCTGCACGGTGCTAATCTCAACATTACCAAAGCAACATTTAAG GTGGGTGATGGGCAGGTCAAGGATGTGGCTGTACTGGAGTACAAACCCAATGAACAGTTGGCCATTAAGTTCCCTGACTATCTAAAAGCAGGCCAGTACGGTATTCTGACCATCCAGTATGCCGCCAATCTCTCGCACACCTATGGTGGCTTCTACAATAGTTCATACTCTGATAAAGATGGAAACAAAAG GGTTCTAGCTGCAACCCAATTTGAGCCACTGTCAGCTAGAAAGGCCTTTCCCTGCTTTGATGAGCCATCATTCAAAGCCACCTTTCTGATTAAAATCAGCAGAAAACCTGAATACACAACTCTTTCCAATATGCCtaag GCCAAATCTACGCAACTTCCTACTGGCCTCTTTTTGGATGAGTTTGAAAGAACCAGTGTCAAAATGAGCACCTACCTGGTGGCGTTCACTGTGGCTAACTTCACTCATATAAGCAAAAATGTCACAGGCACTCTG GTGTCTGTGCACTCTGTGCCAGAGAAGCAGGAACACACTGAGTATGCACTGGAAGCAGCCTCTAAACTCCTGGTGTATTACAATAACTTCTTTGAAATTCATTACCCCCTGAAAAAACTAG ATTTGGTTGCCATACCAGACTTTTTGGCAGGAGCCATGGAGAACTGGGGGCTCATCACTTTTCGAGAGACCAGCCTGCTGGTGGGCAAACAGTCGTCTGCTTTGGAAAAGCAATTAGTAACCTACATCATAGCACATGAGCTTGCCCATCAG TGGTTTGGAAACCTAGTAACTATGTGCTGGTGGAATGACCTGTGGCTCAACGAAGGCTTTGCCACGTACATGGAGTATATGTCTTTACAGTCAGTGTTTCCCGAGCTTGACATT GGAAATTTGTTTTTGGCAACACGATTCAGAGCCTTGGACAAAGATTCGCTTAACTCCTCCCACCCATTGTCTACAGAGGTGAATTCACAGGACCAGGTGGAGGAGATGTTTGACGTTATCTCCTATCAAAAG GGTGCATCCATTCTTCTGATGCTGAACGCCTCACTTTCAGGGGAGCAACAGTTCAGAAAGGGTATAATTCAATATCTTAAACAGTTCAATGAATCAAACACGGACACCGATGGCCTCTGGAACAGCCttacacag GTTGAGGTCTCAACACAGCACGAGAATGTGTCAGAGATGATGAGCTCATGGACATCACAAAAAGGCTTCCCACTGGTCACTGTAAGCCTCAAAGAAGATGAGGTGACCCTCACACAGGAGCATTTCCTTCTGACATCAGACAATGCCACGCGTACATCCAG cttgtgGAATATCCCAGTGACGTATGTAACTGATGACTGTAGTGTCGGCCCTTTGTGCAGAAAAATGTTCACTCTGAAGACCAAGTCAG acaCTTTTAAGCTTCCAAAAAGTGTAAAATGGCTGAAGTTAAACTACAGAAACACAGGCTTCTACATTGTCCACTATGGAGCTGAGGGCTGGGCTGCTCTTACCGATGCTTTGTCTCACAACGTCAGCGTCCTCACAAATGACGACCGCGCCTCGCTGATACACAACAtctttgctctctccag ACTGGAACGTGTGTCCTTTCATGAAGTCCTGAACTTGTTGAACTACATGTCCAATGAAACTGAGAGTACTCCTGTGATAGAGGCCTTGTTACAGCTCAAAAGTGTCTACAAGCTGCTTGAAAAGAGACAAGAGCAGGAGCTTCTGGCTCGCATGAAG ACTCATATCCTGGATCTCTTTGGTTCTATGGTGGACAATCAAACATGGGAAGAGGAGGCCAGTATATCTAAACAGGAGCTGCGCTCAGCCCTACTGGAAGTGGCCTGTAGCCTGGAACAAAAAAATTGCATTGAGAAAGCCAGAGAACTGTTCAAACAGTTTGCTCAGAACAAAAG TAGGATACCAGGTGATCTACAGCAAGTCGTATTCAATGTAGCTGCTCAGTCTGATGAAGACTGGTCAACCCTGCTCAGCATGTATGGACATGCTACATATGATTCAGAAAAGCGAAAAATGCTGCGGGGCTTAGCATCCACTCAAAATGCAAAGCGTATAGTTTG GCTTCTAAAGGCAACTCTGCAGGGGGACATCATTCCGACACAGGAGTTGCCGTTGGTTATTAGCATTGTATCCAATGGCTTTGCTGGTTATTTGTTTGCCTGGGATTTCATACAACAGAATTGGGATCACCTCATAGAGAA GTTCTCTGTTGGCTCCTTTGCCATCCAGACAGTCATCCAATCTGCCACCTCTCAATTTTCTACACACGCCCAACTTGAGCAA GTGCAGGGTTTCTTCTCTAGTCTGAAGGATCGTGGCTCTCAGATGAGAAGTGTGCAGGAAGCTTTAGAGACCATCCGGCTGAACCAGCGCTGGATGGACAGGAATCTGCCTATAATGCAAACGTGGCTGTAA
- the lnpep gene encoding leucyl-cystinyl aminopeptidase isoform X3 — MDPFDSTERTNLPRNMIENSMFEEEPDVVDLANDSNTFPEVVYEPRSSRLLVRGLGENDMDEDEEDCESSARLLGMSFMNRSSAHRSSSSPYSRQTPSRSCSRPSARTMVVCTLLLLILVSVIMVLKLLPGCTFTKAGCPKKDNTSPLEPVYPLSTNGEPFPWAKFRLPRSISPVSYELTFNPDLNNMVFTGQTVINMSVLHNTTRVVLHGANLNITKATFKVGDGQVKDVAVLEYKPNEQLAIKFPDYLKAGQYGILTIQYAANLSHTYGGFYNSSYSDKDGNKRVLAATQFEPLSARKAFPCFDEPSFKATFLIKISRKPEYTTLSNMPKAKSTQLPTGLFLDEFERTSVKMSTYLVAFTVANFTHISKNVTGTLVSVHSVPEKQEHTEYALEAASKLLVYYNNFFEIHYPLKKLDLVAIPDFLAGAMENWGLITFRETSLLVGKQSSALEKQLVTYIIAHELAHQWFGNLVTMCWWNDLWLNEGFATYMEYMSLQSVFPELDIGNLFLATRFRALDKDSLNSSHPLSTEVNSQDQVEEMFDVISYQKGASILLMLNASLSGEQQFRKGIIQYLKQFNESNTDTDGLWNSLTQVEVSTQHENVSEMMSSWTSQKGFPLVTVSLKEDEVTLTQEHFLLTSDNATRTSSLWNIPVTYVTDDCSVGPLCRKMFTLKTKSDTFKLPKSVKWLKLNYRNTGFYIVHYGAEGWAALTDALSHNVSVLTNDDRASLIHNIFALSRLERVSFHEVLNLLNYMSNETESTPVIEALLQLKSVYKLLEKRQEQELLARMKTHILDLFGSMVDNQTWEEEASISKQELRSALLEVACSLEQKNCIEKARELFKQFAQNKSRIPGDLQQVVFNVAAQSDEDWSTLLSMYGHATYDSEKRKMLRGLASTQNAKRIVWLLKATLQGDIIPTQELPLVISIVSNGFAGYLFAWDFIQQNWDHLIEKFSVGSFAIQTVIQSATSQFSTHAQLEQVQGFFSSLKDRGSQMRSVQEALETIRLNQRWMDRNLPIMQTWL; from the exons ATGGATCCATTTGATAGTACAG AGCGAACCAACCTTCCAAGGAACATGATTGAAAATAGCATGTTTGAAGAAGAGCCCGATGTGGTGGATTTGGCCAACGACTCCAATACATTTCCA gaggtggtgtaTGAGCCCCGGAGCTCACGACTACTTGTGCGAGGCCTCGGGGAGAATGACATGGACGAAGATGAGGAGGATTGCGAATCTTCTGCCCGCCTGCTTGGCATGTCCTTCATGAACCGTAGCTCTGCTCACAGATCGAGCTCTTCCCCGTACAGCAGACAAACTCCATCCAG GTCATGTTCACGACCCTCAGCTCGTACCATGGTTGTGTGTACACTACTCCTTCTCATATTGGTCTCTGTGATCATGGTACTGAAACTCTTACCTGGATGCACCTTTACTAAG GCAGGATGTCCTAAGAAAGATAACACAAGTCCCTTGGAGCCAGTCTATCCTTTGTCCACAAATGGTGAACCGTTTCCATGGGCAAAGTTTCGGCTGCCTCGAAGCATAAGTCCTGTTAGCTATGAGCTCACCTTCAACCCTGACCTCAATAACATGGTTTTCACTGGCCAAACTGTTATCAACATGTCTGTGCTTCACAACACCACGCGTGTTGTTCTGCACGGTGCTAATCTCAACATTACCAAAGCAACATTTAAG GTGGGTGATGGGCAGGTCAAGGATGTGGCTGTACTGGAGTACAAACCCAATGAACAGTTGGCCATTAAGTTCCCTGACTATCTAAAAGCAGGCCAGTACGGTATTCTGACCATCCAGTATGCCGCCAATCTCTCGCACACCTATGGTGGCTTCTACAATAGTTCATACTCTGATAAAGATGGAAACAAAAG GGTTCTAGCTGCAACCCAATTTGAGCCACTGTCAGCTAGAAAGGCCTTTCCCTGCTTTGATGAGCCATCATTCAAAGCCACCTTTCTGATTAAAATCAGCAGAAAACCTGAATACACAACTCTTTCCAATATGCCtaag GCCAAATCTACGCAACTTCCTACTGGCCTCTTTTTGGATGAGTTTGAAAGAACCAGTGTCAAAATGAGCACCTACCTGGTGGCGTTCACTGTGGCTAACTTCACTCATATAAGCAAAAATGTCACAGGCACTCTG GTGTCTGTGCACTCTGTGCCAGAGAAGCAGGAACACACTGAGTATGCACTGGAAGCAGCCTCTAAACTCCTGGTGTATTACAATAACTTCTTTGAAATTCATTACCCCCTGAAAAAACTAG ATTTGGTTGCCATACCAGACTTTTTGGCAGGAGCCATGGAGAACTGGGGGCTCATCACTTTTCGAGAGACCAGCCTGCTGGTGGGCAAACAGTCGTCTGCTTTGGAAAAGCAATTAGTAACCTACATCATAGCACATGAGCTTGCCCATCAG TGGTTTGGAAACCTAGTAACTATGTGCTGGTGGAATGACCTGTGGCTCAACGAAGGCTTTGCCACGTACATGGAGTATATGTCTTTACAGTCAGTGTTTCCCGAGCTTGACATT GGAAATTTGTTTTTGGCAACACGATTCAGAGCCTTGGACAAAGATTCGCTTAACTCCTCCCACCCATTGTCTACAGAGGTGAATTCACAGGACCAGGTGGAGGAGATGTTTGACGTTATCTCCTATCAAAAG GGTGCATCCATTCTTCTGATGCTGAACGCCTCACTTTCAGGGGAGCAACAGTTCAGAAAGGGTATAATTCAATATCTTAAACAGTTCAATGAATCAAACACGGACACCGATGGCCTCTGGAACAGCCttacacag GTTGAGGTCTCAACACAGCACGAGAATGTGTCAGAGATGATGAGCTCATGGACATCACAAAAAGGCTTCCCACTGGTCACTGTAAGCCTCAAAGAAGATGAGGTGACCCTCACACAGGAGCATTTCCTTCTGACATCAGACAATGCCACGCGTACATCCAG cttgtgGAATATCCCAGTGACGTATGTAACTGATGACTGTAGTGTCGGCCCTTTGTGCAGAAAAATGTTCACTCTGAAGACCAAGTCAG acaCTTTTAAGCTTCCAAAAAGTGTAAAATGGCTGAAGTTAAACTACAGAAACACAGGCTTCTACATTGTCCACTATGGAGCTGAGGGCTGGGCTGCTCTTACCGATGCTTTGTCTCACAACGTCAGCGTCCTCACAAATGACGACCGCGCCTCGCTGATACACAACAtctttgctctctccag ACTGGAACGTGTGTCCTTTCATGAAGTCCTGAACTTGTTGAACTACATGTCCAATGAAACTGAGAGTACTCCTGTGATAGAGGCCTTGTTACAGCTCAAAAGTGTCTACAAGCTGCTTGAAAAGAGACAAGAGCAGGAGCTTCTGGCTCGCATGAAG ACTCATATCCTGGATCTCTTTGGTTCTATGGTGGACAATCAAACATGGGAAGAGGAGGCCAGTATATCTAAACAGGAGCTGCGCTCAGCCCTACTGGAAGTGGCCTGTAGCCTGGAACAAAAAAATTGCATTGAGAAAGCCAGAGAACTGTTCAAACAGTTTGCTCAGAACAAAAG TAGGATACCAGGTGATCTACAGCAAGTCGTATTCAATGTAGCTGCTCAGTCTGATGAAGACTGGTCAACCCTGCTCAGCATGTATGGACATGCTACATATGATTCAGAAAAGCGAAAAATGCTGCGGGGCTTAGCATCCACTCAAAATGCAAAGCGTATAGTTTG GCTTCTAAAGGCAACTCTGCAGGGGGACATCATTCCGACACAGGAGTTGCCGTTGGTTATTAGCATTGTATCCAATGGCTTTGCTGGTTATTTGTTTGCCTGGGATTTCATACAACAGAATTGGGATCACCTCATAGAGAA GTTCTCTGTTGGCTCCTTTGCCATCCAGACAGTCATCCAATCTGCCACCTCTCAATTTTCTACACACGCCCAACTTGAGCAA GTGCAGGGTTTCTTCTCTAGTCTGAAGGATCGTGGCTCTCAGATGAGAAGTGTGCAGGAAGCTTTAGAGACCATCCGGCTGAACCAGCGCTGGATGGACAGGAATCTGCCTATAATGCAAACGTGGCTGTAA